The genomic interval TTTTTAGAAGAAGTATGGGGAATAAAAGATACTAATATATATCCATTGGATATAAAAGATGCTTTAAAAGAAGCAGAAAATAAAGAGGTCCATGTTCATATAAACAGTTTTGGAGGAAATATTTATGCAGGTATAGCAATTTCTAATATGATTAAAAATTATAAAGGAAAAACAATAGCTTATATTGATGGAATAGCTGCAAGTGCTGCATCTATAATTGCTTTTGGGTGTGATGAAATTATTTTACCAAGTAATGCCTATTTAATGATCCATAGAGCTTGGGGAAAAGTTTCAGGAAATGCTGGAGATTTAGAAAAGTATATTGAGACTCTAAATAAACTTGATGAAGGACTTGTTAATGCTTATATGGAAAAAGCTATTGAAGGTGTAACAAGAGAGCAAATATATGACTTTATGAAAGAAGAAAAATGGTTTACTGGAGAAGATGCTCCAGGAGTATTTAATATAAAAACTTCTGAAAAAGTCGAATTTTTAAACTGTATAGAAACAAAAAATAAATTTAAGCATATTCCAGAAAATTTATTAAATAAAAAAATTGGTGAAGAAAAAAGTAAAAAGGAACAAGCAAGACTTGATAAATTGAATAAGGAAATTGAGATTGCATTATTAATAGGAGGTATTTAATTATGAAAAAATCAGTAGAATTAAAAAAGGAATTAGAAACACTTAGAAATGAGATCACATCATTAAAAGATAGTGGAAAGATTGAAGAAGCACATGCTAAGTTAAATAGTTTAAAAGATTTAGAAAATAGAATAAAAGAAGCAGAAACAGAGGAGGCTTTAACAGTTATGAATAAAGGTGATAAAGTACCATTAGGAACAAAAGAAAAAATGAATGTTAATAGAATTTATAATAGAGTTCTATTAGGAAAATCTATAACAGAAGAAGAAAAACAATTTTTAAATGCAGCTGGAACACCAGGGCAAGTAGAAGCAACAGACGGAAAAGGTGGATATTTAGTACCAACTGAGCAATTCAACGAAATAAAAGAATTAAGAAGAAACAAAATAGCATTGAAAGAATATTGTAATATTCTACCTGTAACTTCATTAAAGGGAACTATGCCTGTTGAAACAGATGGAACAGGTGAATTAATAGCTTTTGAAGAATTGAATGAAATAGGTCAATCTGATATAGATTTTGGACAAGTTACATATAATGTTGCTGACTATGGAGATATTATCCCAATATCAAATAGTTTACTTGCAGATGAAAATGCAAATTTAACTGCTTATATAGGTAAAAGATTCGTTAAAAAAGCTGTAAATACAGAAAACAAAAAGATATTAACTATTTTAAAAACTTTAAATCCAGAACAAGCAACTGATTATGATGCAATAACAACTGCTTTAAATAAAGGATTAGATCCAGCAATATCATCAAATTCAAAAGTTTTTATGAATCAAACTTATTTTGATATTTTAGACAAAGTAAAAGATAAGCAAGGTAGACCACTTTTAGGTACTAGCTTACAAGATGAAACTAAAAAACTTTTTAAAGGAAGAGAAATAGTTATGTTATCAGATGCTCAATTAGAAATGAATGGAACAAAAGCACCAGTATTTGTTGGAGATTTAGAAGAATTTATAACATTCTTTGACAGAGAAGGTTTAGAACTTGCAGTATCAACTGAAGCTGGATTTACTAAGAATGCTACTTATATTAGAGCAATAGAAAGATTTGATGTTAAAAAAGTTGATAAAAATGCAATGAAATATCTTGAAATTGAAACAGCTTAATAGGTGATTGATATGGTAGATATTTTAACTTTGGAAGAAGCTAAAAACTATCTAAGAATTGATTACAATGAAGATGATACATTGTTGCAATCTTTAATGATTGCAGCAATAGATTATCTTAGAGATGCAATAAATGACTTTGATAAAAAAGCAACAAAAGAAAAGTTTATGAAAAGGTCTAAAATTCTAGCTTGTGTACTTGTTCAAGATTGGTATGATAACAGAGAGCAAAAGGAAAGTAAAGAACTTAGTTATACAGCCAGAAGTCTATTAACTCAGTTACAAGTAGGTGATAACTTTGAATGATATAACTAAGAGATTAAGACATCTTATTGATGTCTATACTATGATAGACACAACTAATGAACTTGGAGAAAATGAGAAAAAGTCAGAGTTATTAAAAAAAGCATACTGTGAAATAGTTCCTTTAAATTCTAGTGTAAAAAATGGAGAAGCTGGAACAGAAGAAAATCA from Fusobacterium pseudoperiodonticum carries:
- a CDS encoding head maturation protease, ClpP-related, giving the protein MSKNKWLEIRNQIEITEIYINGDIESDSENDGFLEEVWGIKDTNIYPLDIKDALKEAENKEVHVHINSFGGNIYAGIAISNMIKNYKGKTIAYIDGIAASAASIIAFGCDEIILPSNAYLMIHRAWGKVSGNAGDLEKYIETLNKLDEGLVNAYMEKAIEGVTREQIYDFMKEEKWFTGEDAPGVFNIKTSEKVEFLNCIETKNKFKHIPENLLNKKIGEEKSKKEQARLDKLNKEIEIALLIGGI
- a CDS encoding phage major capsid protein, with amino-acid sequence MKKSVELKKELETLRNEITSLKDSGKIEEAHAKLNSLKDLENRIKEAETEEALTVMNKGDKVPLGTKEKMNVNRIYNRVLLGKSITEEEKQFLNAAGTPGQVEATDGKGGYLVPTEQFNEIKELRRNKIALKEYCNILPVTSLKGTMPVETDGTGELIAFEELNEIGQSDIDFGQVTYNVADYGDIIPISNSLLADENANLTAYIGKRFVKKAVNTENKKILTILKTLNPEQATDYDAITTALNKGLDPAISSNSKVFMNQTYFDILDKVKDKQGRPLLGTSLQDETKKLFKGREIVMLSDAQLEMNGTKAPVFVGDLEEFITFFDREGLELAVSTEAGFTKNATYIRAIERFDVKKVDKNAMKYLEIETA
- a CDS encoding head-tail connector protein, which produces MVDILTLEEAKNYLRIDYNEDDTLLQSLMIAAIDYLRDAINDFDKKATKEKFMKRSKILACVLVQDWYDNREQKESKELSYTARSLLTQLQVGDNFE
- a CDS encoding head-tail adaptor protein encodes the protein MITLNDITKRLRHLIDVYTMIDTTNELGENEKKSELLKKAYCEIVPLNSSVKNGEAGTEENQHQFKFIFRIKSVPGIKKDWFFIYEGLKYEVIYFNRDFKDNQFIEVFCVRKEE